The Aedes albopictus strain Foshan chromosome 1, AalbF5, whole genome shotgun sequence genomic interval ttttcttgtaattttgatttaaatttgcGGTTTAGTACAGTGCGTAAAAAAGTACTTACCATGACAGTggcaaatttatgatctaaaatgcgatgtttaactcgaaattgcaagaatacgataagagatagaagtttgatgtcaaagaacgaattgtagagtggaacaaagtaaaacacactacttttgagctatttgctctagaaaacttagatatttaactaaaccaatcggttcaaagatgccatttgatagaaaattcaacaatctttcgaaaaagggtaaaaaaaaactgcgaaaagtttgaccattatcaagttatagccagttaaggcaaaaagagtaaaaaacatgggaagttcaataactacgtaatggttgagatttgaccatatgcgtagaacaatctTTTtccccatttatggtcctctatcacccttttaaAAGTTtgtactcaggaacctaacaccctgtataaaacaCTTGGTAATGATATCAAAATGTACAACAATTCTAGATCATTTAAAGTAGATCTAGACCTAATACGAAAACGTAAAAATGTAGTTTCAACCAAACTGAAGCACTTTGCAGAAGATTCCAAccatctaggatgcatatcgagaagaCTATAATATCGTATTTAAGGATGAAACTTATCTATagcagtttcagcagatctaaatcaaaaccaaagacataaaaaaaagtaGTGACGCATTCTACCGTGATGTGATGTTACAACGATTTGCCGCCTTTTTTGTTAGATTTTCCACTATATCTTTTAAATACGACCGTAAacctctttttttttgtattcggattccttgtgaaatttgcagtaaatatgatctgttgaacattgATATTTCATTGGAAAAGGCTATTCAAAATAAGAATTAGTagtgtgacgttacaacgttgttacGTTGTAATCATGCAAGAAGTATGgatcttctgaacaacttctTAGAAGAAAGTATCCTGCTATATTCTGTTATTCccaagatattcacttcaaagCACAAAGGACTACAAAGGACGGTGGGCGGGCGGATATGGGTTGAGCGAAAGGATAATTTATTATCCAGAGTGACAGGCTTCGTTTGAAGGATGAGTTTCTTTCGAAGGAGAAAAAATATAAAGCTTCAATTTTTTGTTAATATGAGGACAGCTTCCAAAtcgttcagttttttttcttgaaaaccatcaaaatacaaatatttttaaaaaataccaTTGATCAATCATATTCCGCGGACAACTGTTCCAAAATTGACCACACATCAAGCATCATCTCTCCCTCAGACAGTTGCTCCTCGATGATTTCCCCCTTTCGGACGCCATACGCAATCGTCTGGCCTCGCTGATACGCCCAAGAGATTTGCTCCGTATTGCACACGATTGCCACATTTCCGTTCGCATCCAGCCCAACAATGCCGGCCGTGCCATCCAAGCGTCCAGACATCGCAGCCAGCGCATCTTCGGATGCTTTGATCATGTCATCTCCCAGGTATTCCATACGCTTCAGAATGTCGTAAACCAGCGACACCTTCATAATGGTATCGCCGTCGCCGGttgcagaaattccaccgattAGATTGTCTGCATACGTTCCCGCGCCGATAATGGGCGTATCTCCGACCCTGCCCGGCAGTTTGCCCGTCAGACCACCCGTCGACGTAGCGGCGGCAATGTTGCCAAACCTATCGATGGCCACCGCCCCCACGGTTCCTCCCTCGCCGGTGCTGGGTTTCTCGTTGTTTTGCTTCCATCGGTCCAGGGAGTCCTTGGCATATTGCGTCACCAGTTGACCCGGCGGGTACATTATTTCGATGCCCTTAAATTGTTGTTCAAAATTACTTAAATGGAATGTGGTAGATTATAAACTGGCGTATTCAGAATCCTCAGAATCACTTCGTTCCTTTCGTTTTTATGCAAAGCTTACCTACAGAGGATAAGTAAAATGATCAGGACATGCAAAAATTTTCTTTGTGAAGGGTGTTCAACTTGCGTAAACTTTTCGTGAAGTGTATCAAAAATTCGTCAATGCTCACTGTTGTTATTACCTAGTTGTCTATCATCCTCTAATGcctatttttatattttgatCTAAACATCGTTTTTCGCCATCTAAAATCGGTTGAAACATGCTTTGGTGaaacatgatgattttttttaattcgtgatTTTGTGAAATTTGATTTTGATTGTTCTAATTTTATTTCTGATAATCCTTAAACTTTAATTATTTTCCTGGATTCAGAATTTTCAAgaagaaaacattttgagattttatgattattgttaaaatattttatttctttttcttgcacattttaattttccatctaactttaaagaaaataatttaagagtgtgtTCAACTCTCCTAAACTTTTTCATTATAATAGAacaattcgtcaaaaaattaaaatatgttcttATACTGACTTTTCGACCCTctcagcagaataccctcttcgaatgagtgtaatcagttttgtaccttttaacgcgtatctgtcaaagaagacGGGTTTGGTGATGGTGGTGTAGTGGCTGCCGCTTCTGATtcttatgcagaaggtcatgggttcaatacctggcccgtccctttcatcctactttgattctttctatctactttctctctctttaCTCATGTATAttgatatgttcatagccattgctagaaccagaaatgaattgcaaaaattcgtttcccttccttccaacttccacagcacagcgtatataacgcctacaagttatgcaaccaaagcgaactgagccgcttgtccttcatagtaatcaccacaccATCTATCGCCTTACGGacatccccaatccatggatcgcatcaccgacccaacgttgactcccagatctcccatcctttccgcctAACAAATACcacagtccgtgcgggttgtggagatgcagaggtgctctcggtctttagtagcaacaaccagcacactctaacattcctttcccttcccaactgacgaTAAGGAcatggccggcaccgttattgatcaaaaatgagctgcttaaattgcactttgagaataaatggagtgtcccagcccttattcatttggatctcagtgcaattggtatcagctcagatcaatcacggaggagtcagatttgatcgtttttgatcgttttgtaacgcgtatctgtcaaacgaTAAGCAAAAGAGGTCGGaataaaaatatgttatttgttgcgacttaatacaaaagaaacacattggcgtagctagagggggcgCCTGAATCCACCAGACACCACAACTCttaggtgaatccctgaaaaacatgaTTGACGGGTTACTGAAATTTCTATACGAAGCCCTGAATTAtcttttgaaaagatcccgagaggaatttctgaaagaatcactacaggaattcctgaagaaatccctagaggaaatcctcatggaattcctgcaggtatgcctggagttAACACTGTAGGAATACCTTAAAGAATCATAAGAGCAATtaagggaggaatccctggaaaaaaatctgaagaaaccgcttcagtaatccctgtaggaattcctagaaaaaattctggattgacccttggaggaatttctggacattcttggaggaatccctagaggaatgcttggagaaatcacagtagaaattcctgatgcaattactaaaggaatctcagaaagaaattaggataatcttctggacaaattcttggcagaatccctggataagttcctggaggagtttctgaagcaataatTGGAGATTTTCTTgggggcatccctggagaaattcctggacgaatggctggaacaatccctggaaaaatcgatgaattcctgatggaatcttcaggaattctgagagggaccTTTAGAACAGTGGTCCTCGGGCATACTGTCTACGTGGGCCACAATTCTATTGTACAAGAagctagaaaaattcccggagcaatccctagatgaattcctatagaaatccctggaggaattcctaaaggaattgctggaggaatttctgcaggaatacctgaaggagtccctaggagaattccaggaaaaaatcctggtggacttcctggataaattcctgtataaatttctggagcaaactttgtgagaaattttgaaaaaaatccctggatgaattcctgcaggattctctagaggaattctagaaggactccgtggagaaatttcagaagaaaccttttgaaatttctagagcaattcttggaagaatccctgggggaatccctgacgcaatttctggaggaacctcaaaaggaatgcctggtggaacttctggacaaattcctggcggaagcccaggaagaattcctgaataaatccatagaggcattctcggagaaattcctggaggaattcttgggtcaattcccgaaaaaaatcctggaggaattcctggagaacctggagtaattcctggaagaattcttggaggaattcctcga includes:
- the LOC109431443 gene encoding isoaspartyl peptidase/L-asparaginase-like; the protein is MRSLRSSPIILLLLIHLFDHVVIADIEPIVLVHGGAGTISEDRIPGKYRGSKLAARVGYLVLMNNGTVLDAVEEAVRIMESDSNFNAGYGSVLNYDGDVEMDASIMDGATLKAGCVAGVRDVLHPITLARRVMDKTRHNFLAGQGLVDFTKEQGIEIMYPPGQLVTQYAKDSLDRWKQNNEKPSTGEGGTVGAVAIDRFGNIAAATSTGGLTGKLPGRVGDTPIIGAGTYADNLIGGISATGDGDTIMKVSLVYDILKRMEYLGDDMIKASEDALAAMSGRLDGTAGIVGLDANGNVAIVCNTEQISWAYQRGQTIAYGVRKGEIIEEQLSEGEMMLDVWSILEQLSAEYD